Sequence from the uncultured Draconibacterium sp. genome:
TTTCGAAGACTGTTATGCTGAAGGTGAAGTTCGGTCAACCGATGATATTCTAGCAGAAACATCAGGACCTGCATTTGATGTAAATTTTAAAACATGGACTAAAAATCGTGATGGTGAATATATTGTGACCCCAGGTTATATGAAATCGTTGTGCGAAGATGGTTTTCGCACTTATGGGCCAGCCAAAAACATCCAATTTATAAACTGTACTGCAAAAAATACACGAGCAGGTTTTGAACTTCGTAGCAATGGCGTAAGACTTGAAAACTGCACAACAATTGGCACAGAGCGTGCATATTGGGTTAGGGATAGTGCTATTGTGAAAAACTGCAAGGGTGATGCCAATTATGGTCCCTTAATGTTTGTTGAGGGTAGTAATGTTGAGGTAGCGTTAATTTTAGATCCTGCAGAATCAGATCGTACAGTACATGCTTTAATGACCATTCAAGGTGAAAGCAATAAAGTAATTTTAAAATCTACTCCTGGTGAAAGGAGAACAAAAGAACTTCCTATTTTAATCGGGTATACCCATCCTATGCACGGTGAATCCATGTCACCATATAGTGAGGGGAAAACTGTCGGGTTGAATATCAAGAATGAAACAGGTATGCCCATTAAGATTGGGTCAATGGCGAGTAATTGTATAATCGAAACCGATGGCAAAGTGATAGAAAATAAAGGAAGGAATATTAAAGTAATAAAGAAATAATAAAAAATCCTGCCAAAAATCTCTTATTAAATACTGAAAACTGAACTAAACAATACCAATATGAAACGAATAACCTACCTATTTATTTTAATCCTCTTTTTCAATAGTTGCCAGCAGAAATCCGTAGGTATTAAAATATATACTGATCAGAACGTGCTCGATGAGCTCAGCTATGCAATCGAAAAATTGGAAAGCCATCAAACTGGATCAGTTGGAAGTGTTACGGTTGTAACCGATGAGCAGGAGGCCAATCTTATTTTGAGACTCAGTCTCCAGTACGACATCGACTCAGAAAAAAATGATGGATTTGAGTTAAGCAAATCAGATAATGGTTATCAGCTTTCGTCAGAATGTTCGCGTGGTTTACTTTATGGACTTCTTGATATTTCAGAGCAACTTTCAAACGGAGCGAGTTGGGGCGCTATCCAGGAAAAATCCATCCGTGCTCACCACGATTTTCGGGCAATTAAATTCAATCTCCCATGGTATTCATACCGAAGTGGGGAAAACCTTGCCTTGCATACCGAGACCTGCCGTGATTTAAAATTCTGGGAGTCTTTTCTGGATATGATGGTTGAAAATAAATTCAATGCGCTTACACTTTGGAATATGCATCCCTATATGTATATGGTTAAGTCAGAATCTTTTCCAAAAGCATCGCCGTTTACTGATGCTGAAATGGCCGAATGGAAGAAGTTTTGGAAAGGTCTTTTTAAAATGGCTAAAGACCGTGGTGTTGATACTTACGTTATAAACTGGAACATTTTTTTGCCAGAAGCATTTTCAAAGGAATATGGAGCGGCAGATTATTCTTCCGAAACGGGCGCAGGATATTTTGGGGAAGGCGAAACCAATGAGTACATTGAAGCCTATATGCGTGAAATGGTAACCCTCACAATCAATAAATATGAGAACCTGACAGGAATAGGCCTTACCCTCGGTGAACGTATGGGAGGTATGACTTCTGAAGAAAGAAAAGATTGGGTAAATCGAACCATGATTGCAGGCTTAAAGGAAGCCGATAGAAAAGCAAGGCTTTTATATCGGGCTCCACTTTCTGCAGGAACCAATAGTGGCGGTTCGGTAAGCGTGACTACTGAAAAGTTAACCAGAGATGCCATCGAAAACCTTGACCTGGATGATGATGTTTGGATTTCGTTTAAATTCAACTGGTCGCATGGTCACACATCTCCAAAGCTATCCATTGTACATGGCGGAATGTTAACCGATACGTACTGGGAACCCTATTCTGAGAAGTACAAAGGGGTTTGGACCATGCGTAACGAGGACTTTTTTGTAATGCGTTGGGGCGACCCTGATTTTATACGTGAATTTTTGGATTTAAATAGCCAGAAATACATTGGCGGCTGTATCATTGGTTCAGAGACTTACATTCCCGCAAAAGATTATTTCACCAAAGAGGAGCATCGTAGCTGGGATTATGCATTTGAACGTCAGTGGTTGTTTTATAAAGTTTGGGGAAACTTATTATATAACCGAAATATTTCGGATAGTTACTTTATTCATGCCATCGAAGAAAAATTTGAATTGGAAGACGGGAAAGAGTTATTGGAGGCGTGGAAACTGGCATCAAAGAATCCAAACCGCTTAGCATCGTTTTTTGGAAGCACATGGGATGCAACGGTTTACTCCGAAGGATTCAAAACAAATGAAGGGAAATTCATTGATATAAACACCTTTATTTCTCGAAATGTATTGGATTCGTCTTACATAAATATCGAGGATTTTGTAGCAGAGTCGTATGATAAATCAACACAGATTACACCACTTGAATTGGCTGCCGAAACCGAAAAACAATCTGCCCGGATTCTTGAAATCGTAAAGAAACAAAGAAAAAAAGGTGCTTCACCAGAACTGGAAATTGAACTTACAGACCTTGAGTTTTGGGCAAATTACGGATTTTACTTTGCTATGAAAGTAAGAGCTGGAGTTGCTTTAGAAAGTTTTAGAAAAGGAATAGATGCTAACGGGCAACAAAAAGCTGTGGAGATTCTGACTAAGGGGCTCGGGTATTGGGTTAAAATGACCGAGCTGGCTGAAAAATACAATGTTAAGGAGATGCCTTATCAGTTTGACCAGGAGTTCTCATGGCGAAAGCACATTGTGGATGCAGAATATGATATTATGATTGCGAAAGATAACCTAATTAAATAACGAACAATGAATAAGCTAAGCAGATTTTTAAAACAATCACCGTCGATTTTAATAGTTGCATTGCTGCTTGCATTGGGCTGTACAAATTCAAAGAAGAAAGTAAGTATTTATGCTGAATCTGATGTGCCACAACTACAGTTTGCTGTGGAGGAAATTAAAAGTCAGCTTTTAGAAAAGGGAATTGAATTTGAAATTTCCGAAGAGTACCCGGCCGATATTGTTTTGGCTATTTTAAGCGAACCCGGAGAAATAAAAGCGGAAGGTTTTCAGCTTTTAAAAAATGAGGACAGGATTGAAGTTTTAGGTGCCGATGCACCTGGTGTTATGTACGGTGGACTTGAACTGGCAGAGCAAATCGATATTAGTGGATTGGATGGAGTTCAAGAGAAGACCATCAATCCATATATGGAACGGCGGGGAACAAAATTCAATATTCCATTGGATGTGCGAACTCCAAGTTATACCGATGTTTCGGACGTGGCTCAAAAAAACATTGCCGAGATGTGGAACTTCGATTTCTGGAAGGAATACATCGACAATTTAGCACGTTACCGATACAATTATATCTCGCTGTGGAACCTCCATCCTTTTCCATCAATGGTGCGGGTTCCCGGTTATGAAGACGTTGCTTTGGACGATGTGTTGCGTTCAACCCATCAGTTCGACGAACATTACAATACCAATGGGTGGGGATTCTGCTCACCGGAAATATTGGCCAATCCCGATACTTTAATTAAAATCTCCATGGATGAGAAAATCGAGTTTTGGAAAAAGGTAATGGCTTATGGCAAAAGCCGAAACATTGATTTTTATGTGGTTACCTGGAATATTTTTGTGCACGGGGCCAAAGGTAAATACGGCATAACCGATCGGGCGGAAAATCCGGTGACCACAGATTATTTCAGAAAAAGTGTGAAACAAATGTTTGTGACTTATCCTGATTTGGCAGGAATTGGTTTGACCACCGGTGAAAATATGTACGATTATTCGTTCGAAGAGAAAGAAAATTGGGCATTGGAAACATACGGGAAAGGAGTGTTGGATGCAGCAGCCGAAATGCCCGATCGGAAATTTACCTTTATCCATCGTCAGCACATGGCAGCTGCCGATAAGATATCAGAAGTGTTTAAACCACTCATCGACAATGAAAACATTGAATTTATTTTCAGTTTTAAATATGCCAAGGCGCATGTAATGAGTGCAACAGAACAGCCGTATCACACCGAATTTGTAAAAGATTTGGAAGAACACGGTGGTTTAAAAACCATTTGGACTTTGCGAAACGACGATAATTTTTATTACCGCTGGGGAGCGCCCGATTTTGTGCGCGAGTTCATTAAAAATATTCCGCACAATGTTTCGCGTGGATATTATTATGGCTCCGACCAGTGGGTTTGGGGGCGCGAATTTACCAGTAAAAACCCTGAAATCCCCCGCCAAATAGAAATTGTAAAACATTGGTACCACTGGATGATGTGGGGGCGTTTAGGTTACGATCCTAATATTACAAACGATGAGTTTGTGGCGATTTTGCAAGCCCGCTATCCCGGAGTAGATGCTTGGAAATTATTTACAGCCTGGCAGGAAGCTTCCATGACGTATCCTACTACTACTGGCTTTCACTGGGGGTCGCTCGATTTTATGTGGTATATCGAAGGTTGTAAGGGACGAGAGCAATTCACAAAAACCGAGACTGAATTTCATGATGTAAATTGTTTTATCAATGTTAAACCCCATCAGCTTGCAGGGTTTCAATATATCCCCGATTATGTAAAGATGACTATTGCCGGGGAAAGTACAGACCTGAAAACTCCGCTTGAAGTGGCTCAAATGCTCCATCAAAGTGCTGATAATGCTTTATCGCTTTTGCAAGATCTGAATTCAGGCGATAATCGGGAGTTGGAACTAACTTTACACGACATTAAAACAATGAGCTTACTTGGCAAATATTACGCCCATAAAATTGCAGGTTCAACACATTTGGCTATGTACCGCGAAACCAAAGACAAGAAGTTTCAAACCCAATCTGTAGCAGAACTGGAAGAAGCATTGAAATTTTGGAAAATTTATACCGAAACAGCCATGCAGGAACACATTAATCCAATTTGGACCAACCGTGTGGGTTACGTCGATTGGGTAAAAGCAATTGAGTGGGCAAAGCAGGATATTGAAATAGCAAAATCGAATTAACAATCAAAAAAAATAGAAAATATGAAAACTAAAATTACAGTAATTCTGTCTATCGTAGCACTAATCGTTCTTTCGTCAACAGCACCTTTATCTGCACAAAAGAATAAAGGTTTTGTTAAACTTTTTAATGGCGAAAACTGGGATGGCTGGCATCTTAAATTGAAAAATGGAGATGATGCTTTGGCAGAAAAAGTTTATGCCATAGAAGATGGAATGGTGCATGTTTTTAACGACCAGTTCCCGGATGAATATAATTTGAACACAGGCGAGAATGCAACCCACGGCTTGTTTTATACCAACAAAAATTACAGCAAATATATTCTGAGGTTCGAATATAAATGGGGTAGTAAAATTGCCAATAACTTCGATGAATGGCAGTACGATGCAGGGTGTTATTACCATGTTTTCGACGATAAAATTTGGCCCAAAGGCATCGAGTACCAGGTGCGTTACAATCATATTACAAATAAAAACCACACCGGCGATTTTTGGGCAGCAAGCACCCATCTCGACTGGACTTCTACCGCCGACACCTCTTCGTTTCTTTTACCTAAAGATGGTGGTATAAATGCTGGTCGGAAAAAGAACGAATTGTATGGTTATGCCAAAGCCAAATACAATGCATTAAATAACAAGTGGAACAAATGCGAAGTAATTGTTATGGGCGATAAATATACCATTCATAAATTAAATGGTGTTATTGTTAATATGGGAACAAATCTCTCGCATAGCGAAGGGATGATCGGATTCCAGTCGGAAACAGCTGAGATTTTCTATCGCAACATCGAAATTAAAGAGTTCGATGAAATTATTCCAATTGAAGAGTTTGTGAAGTAGTAAATTGAAGAGAATAAAGTATATCATCATGATAAAAAAACTTACAATTTTTATTACCCTTTTAGGTTTAGGAATTTTGGCAAAAGCTCAACAAATCCCGCTTCCTGTAAACCTTGAACAAGGTTATCCGCGTTTGTATATAACACAAGATGAAAAAAGTAATCTTGAAAAAAACAATTCAGCAAGAAGAATGGGCGCAGGATGTGCTGTCTGGGATTCACAAGCGCATCGACAAGTATGTGGAACAACACGTAACCGACCCGGAATGGATGCCTTCGCGTTTACAGATGTATTGGAAAACAAAAAGTACTGATATTTATATAAATGGCATTTATTATTCAAATGCCGAAGGAGAGGCACCGGTACCTACCGTACGTTTTGCAGGCTCCCGTGATTATACAACCAATTATGGCTCTCCGGAATTAGAAGATATAATGCCGTATATGGATGATCCGCGTGGTCTTTACCTGCCAAACAAAACAAAAGGTGGACAATTTGAGTGGGTGGAACCCTCTAAAACGGGTGGAATTATCAACCGTTTAAATGAAAAGATCATAGATTTGGCACGCGATGCAGCCTTTCTTTATTGGCTCGAAGGTGATGAGCGCTTTGCTAAATTTGCTTACGATGTGTTCCACACCTATATGGCAGGAATGTATTATCGTAGCGAACCTATTGATTTGTTGAACGGTCATATTCAGACATTGGTGGGCTTGACGTGCTTCCAGGTAATTCATGAAAGAAATTTGAGGACATGTGCCGAGGTATATGATTTTCTTCATCATTATATAACGAGTAATCATGCTTCTAACATTAGCAATTATGAAAGCACGATTAAAAAATGGACTGACTTGGTTATTAAAAATGGCGTCCCTCAAAATAACTGGAACCTGCACCAGGCCAACATTATCTTAAAAGCTGCCATGGTGTTGCAAGATGATGCTATGTATGAAGATGGTAAAGGACGTGAGTATTATATTAATCACATTCTGAATGTAACTACTCCACGCCAGTGGTCCATGACTAAATTGATGGACTATGGTTATGATGCAACAAATGGTGTTTGGGCTGAATGCCCTGGTTATTCAATGAGTGTCACCAAGGAGCTGATGAGCTTTATTCGGGATTTTGATAACACATTTGACCATAATATTTTGCCCTATACTCCGGTAATGGGCAAAGCAGTAAAAATGTTACCACAGTATCTTTTTCCCAATGGTCAGATTGTGGCTTTTGGTGATTCATACTACGGTCATGTTTCTACCGAACCAATGGGAGATATGATTCGTCTGGCGCAAAAATATAACAACAAGGAAATGGAAAAGGACTACACTGCGATGTACCGCTTGTTTGAACCCAAGGCCGACAAGGCAACGAGAGAATTTACACCCCGATCTGATGTGTCCTCATTTTTTGCAGCAAAACCGTTGGAGATAAACCAGGATTATCCAAAAGGAAATCGGGAGGATTACATCACCCAAACCTTTTACGCACCCAATGTAAGCTGGCATGTGCAGCGAATGGGCGAGGGGAAAAACGGCATGATGGTTTCTTTGAACGGTTCGTTGGGTAACCATATGCACGCCAATGGTATCAACATGGAGCTCTACGGAAAAGGTTTGGTGCAGGGCGCAGACCCGGGTAAAGGAGCCGGCTATTTACAACCCATTTATTTGGAGTATTATTCGCAATTTCCGGCGCACAACACGGTAATGGTTGATGGCGCATCGTCGTATACCGAAATGCTGAGTTACCATGCCTTTGACTTAATGGGAGAGTACCCAAAATCGGAGCAAAAAACAGGCTATTATCCAAATATTACTTATACCGATGTTTATTTTTTGGAGCCGGAAACACGAAGTGACCAAAATCGCACGGTTAGTATTGTAAAAAACCGGAGAAACCACCGGGTATTATGTCGATGTGTTCCGTTCGAAAAAACAACGCAAAGGCGATAAATTTCACGACTATTATTACCACAACCTGGGACAAAGCATGCAAATTAGCGATACCAACGGAAACCCGCTGGAACTTACTCCAAGTGAGGAAATGGGATTTGCCGGAGGACACCTTTACGCACTGGATTATATGTGGGATAAAAAATCGATTCATACGAGCGATGACTATGTGGCCGAGTGGAAAATTGACAGAGCCGAAGGAGAAGCTGATGTATTTATGAATCTTTGGATGAAAGGCACCGAAGGACGCGAAGTTTACTCGGTTAAGTCGCCACCTTGTAAGTCGTTTAAAGACAAAACAGGAATTCCGTACGATG
This genomic interval carries:
- a CDS encoding DUF1080 domain-containing protein translates to MKTKITVILSIVALIVLSSTAPLSAQKNKGFVKLFNGENWDGWHLKLKNGDDALAEKVYAIEDGMVHVFNDQFPDEYNLNTGENATHGLFYTNKNYSKYILRFEYKWGSKIANNFDEWQYDAGCYYHVFDDKIWPKGIEYQVRYNHITNKNHTGDFWAASTHLDWTSTADTSSFLLPKDGGINAGRKKNELYGYAKAKYNALNNKWNKCEVIVMGDKYTIHKLNGVIVNMGTNLSHSEGMIGFQSETAEIFYRNIEIKEFDEIIPIEEFVK